Part of the Fundidesulfovibrio terrae genome is shown below.
ACTGCCGGGTGTCCTCTGGAGCCTGTCCATCGTCACGGTGTTCCTGACCCTGACCGGGGCCGAGAACACCCTGGGGGCCTGGCTTGTGGACTGGCACCAGCTCGGCGGCGGCGACACGCGGCTCATGGCCTCGGGGGAGTGGTGGCGGGCCGTTACCGCACTGACCCTGCACGCGGATGTGGCCCATCTGGTGGGCAATGTCTGCCTGGGGGGCACGTTTCTCCTGCTGCTGGCCGGGGAGGTGGGGCTGGGCTCGGCCTGGTTCCTGTCCCTGGCCGGGGCGGTGTGGGCCAACGCGGCCAAGATGCCCATGCAGGCCCCGGGCTACCGGTTCATCGGCTCCTCCACGGCGGTCTTCGCGTCCCTGGGCGCGCTGGCCGGGGTGCGCCTGGTGCGCCTGGGCCGCCACCTTCGCTGGAGGCGGGCGCTGCCCTTCGCGGCCGGGCTCATGATCCTGGCCTTCCTGGGCGTGGGCTCCGAGGAGGAATCCCGCAGGATCGACCTGGCGGGGCACTTCATGGGGTTCGGGGCGGGGGTCGTGCTGGGGGCGGGCTACGCTTGCGTGGAAAAGCTCGCCAAAAGAAGCGGCCGCGGGCTCTCCCCCTGGCTGGGGGTGGCCGCGGCCGCCGTGGTCGCCCTCAGTTGGGCCTTGGCCCTACTTGTCTGATTTCCTGTCACAGGAGGACTTCCGACCGAAGTCCGGACCCACGCGGGGTATTCAGCCGCCCCCGCCGTCCATCTTCGGGAACAGCTTGTTGACGATGATGGCTCCACCCACAATGATGGCCAGAAAGAGTAGTGCGTCCCACATAGGTTTCTCCTATCGACTCCGATGAGGGGATCATAATTGCTGGTCGGGCGTTTGGAAAGGCCCAACCGCCTCGTTTCTTTACACGGGTCTCGAAGGTGCGTTAGGGTCTGCGGCGGGCCGCCCGAAACAGACTTTCCACGGAGTGAAGCATGCAGCCGCGCCGCGTCCTGGCCGAGCAGGAAGAGATCCTCTACCAGACCAAGAAGCATTGGGCCGTTTTCATCAAGGCGGCCGTCTATTTCGGCCTGGCCGCCGCGGTGCTGGCCTATAAGGATCCCATCCTGGCGGCGGTGCAGTTCACTCCCCCCGAGGACTTGAAGCGCATCCTGCCCCCCGTCATAAACGGCACGGTCAAGGGAGTGTGCTTCTCGGCCGCCGTGGTGTTCGGCCTGCTGGGCATGGCGAGGCTCCTCAGTTTCTTCAGCAACAAGGTGCTCGTCACCGCCAAGCGCGTCATCCAGCACGACGTGCTTTCGGGGGGGCTCTATTCGATAGATCTGAAGCACATCGAGTCCGTGCGCGCCTGCACCGGGCTTCTGGGGTCGCTTTTGGGCTACGGCAAGGTCATCATGGTCATGGGGTCGGGGCAGAAGATCGCCGTGGCCAACCTGCGCAAACCCCACGAGTTCGAACGCGAACTCTTTGGAGCCAAATGATTGCCCACTGCGGGGTTTGGGCGTATGGTCCGCCCCGCCCGAGAGGACGGACCCCGTAAACCACCATGCGCTTCCCCACCAGACCCCGCATTCTGAGGATTGGCATCCTCTTCAAGCTGATACTGGTCTTCACCTCGATTCTGGTGATCATCTACTTCACCACATCCAACATATTCGACTACCAGCGCGGCATCGTGAACATCTCCCGCGAGGTGGTGAAGGTGCGCTTCGAGGTGCTCTCCATCTCCCAGGCCATGGTGGACAGCCTGCTCTCCATGGAGGAGAACCAGAAGAAGTACGACGTCCTGCGCCAGGACAACTACAAGGAATATTTCACCTCCGCCCTGAAGGAATACAAGCGCAACCTGAGTTCCATCCAGTGGTTCACCTATCCTGGCTCCGATGTCTGGAGCAAGCTGCAGGACGATTTCCAGGCGACCATGGGCAACCAGGTCGACCCGGCCGAGATCACCAAGGCGCACCAACCCTGGGTGCCGCAGGAGAAGCTCAACGCCTGGCTGAGCACCATCTCCAGCGCCAAGCAGGACAACGAGCGCTTCATTGAATCGAGCATGCGCGAGCTCTACGCCTGGAGCGAGCGCTCCGTGCGCGCCGGCCTGATCGGGCTTGGCGTGTCCATGGCCGTGGCCCTTTTCGGCAGCGTCTACCTGACCTATTCGCTTTTCCGTCCCCTGCGCGAGCTGCGCCGGGGCATCCGATCCTTCACCGTGGACGGCAAGCTCGAATCCGTGCGGGTGATCTCCCGCGACGAACTGGGCGAACTGGCCCAGGCATTCAACGAGATGACCGCGCGCTTAACCGAGGAAGAGAAGATGCGTACGGACTTCATCGACATGCTCAGCCACGAGATACGCACCCCTCTGACCTCCATCCGCGAGTCGGTGAACCTCATGCGCGAGCAGGTGCTGGGCGAGGTCAACGACCGCCAAAAGCGCTTCCTGGACATCGCCTCCTCCGAGATGGAGCGCATCTCCAAGCT
Proteins encoded:
- a CDS encoding rhomboid family intramembrane serine protease — its product is MLPTQRQSWPDIAPELLEAVGLPELTMDMAQQWALVLQARRVPNRIRQGWPGLRLLVPASRREEALEELRAYLEENPPEPVSLPDLRPRPSSWGELPGVLWSLSIVTVFLTLTGAENTLGAWLVDWHQLGGGDTRLMASGEWWRAVTALTLHADVAHLVGNVCLGGTFLLLLAGEVGLGSAWFLSLAGAVWANAAKMPMQAPGYRFIGSSTAVFASLGALAGVRLVRLGRHLRWRRALPFAAGLMILAFLGVGSEEESRRIDLAGHFMGFGAGVVLGAGYACVEKLAKRSGRGLSPWLGVAAAAVVALSWALALLV
- a CDS encoding sensor histidine kinase gives rise to the protein MRFPTRPRILRIGILFKLILVFTSILVIIYFTTSNIFDYQRGIVNISREVVKVRFEVLSISQAMVDSLLSMEENQKKYDVLRQDNYKEYFTSALKEYKRNLSSIQWFTYPGSDVWSKLQDDFQATMGNQVDPAEITKAHQPWVPQEKLNAWLSTISSAKQDNERFIESSMRELYAWSERSVRAGLIGLGVSMAVALFGSVYLTYSLFRPLRELRRGIRSFTVDGKLESVRVISRDELGELAQAFNEMTARLTEEEKMRTDFIDMLSHEIRTPLTSIRESVNLMREQVLGEVNDRQKRFLDIASSEMERISKLLSRLMQVSSMSSRFINLSFKPVDPVHLLHETVDKATPGAEAKKIAITAHSVPDVPSVMADTEHLRQALLNLIGNAVKFSPPGSTVKASLQLADGGNQLLFSVVDSGPGIPEGEQPLVFNKYYRGEQLKKSADGIGLGLSIAKNIVEAHGGKIWLSSRPGRGSTFFFTIPIARETE
- a CDS encoding PH domain-containing protein; its protein translation is MQPRRVLAEQEEILYQTKKHWAVFIKAAVYFGLAAAVLAYKDPILAAVQFTPPEDLKRILPPVINGTVKGVCFSAAVVFGLLGMARLLSFFSNKVLVTAKRVIQHDVLSGGLYSIDLKHIESVRACTGLLGSLLGYGKVIMVMGSGQKIAVANLRKPHEFERELFGAK